A DNA window from Hordeum vulgare subsp. vulgare chromosome 1H, MorexV3_pseudomolecules_assembly, whole genome shotgun sequence contains the following coding sequences:
- the LOC123417211 gene encoding pathogen-associated molecular patterns-induced protein A70-like, producing the protein MPRPCGPPTDAMQAGGRPVRPRSRRVGTRHLDSHVFHPPSQRPDPQPPPPYYHLIACPPPPLLVVGLPATQPHHPAPIHPGHHLPLDPHILLSNRAPSSLPPCQPVHMDGAAAAALGAWEAVRGFFTPATLFLTVNLVIGTILLTSRSHQRRRQGGHDADDARRHDHHQQEQQRFQHVEPQQQQHQEDLYYRDQQQQQQQYVPPPPAPLARTSSVLDRLRSIGLYRFRSGDFPPEYGAGADSRDVTVSPEPAPTVGDAHHARSRSEPPAREEARRAPPSRMKRSSSEARRAEVTPAPAARVVQAAVLEEDDDDLVEHARADNEFIDSNSFATPPPQQAEEEEQHYREEYVPPYRPAPLARAPSVLERLRSFSLYRFRSGDLAPELAASQDHAVSAVAAADEKKTQTTQYGRSRSEPAREQSKKGKKPAAKMGKSSTEARMLPPPPPPPMEEAVEEGGVDARADDFINSFRKQLQLQRLNSLLNYKEMLNRGA; encoded by the coding sequence ATGCCGCGTCCGTGTGGCCCGCCCACAGATGCCATGCAGGCAGGGGGGCGGCCAGTCCGCCCGCGATCCCGGCGGGTCGGCACTCGGCACTTGGATTCCCACGTTTTCCACCCGCCAAGTCAGCGCCCCGATCCCCAGCCACCACCACCATACTACCATTTAAtcgcttgcccaccaccaccgcTTCTAGTTGTAGGACTCCCCGCAACCCAACCCCATCATCCAGCGCCAATCCACCCCGGCCACCACCTCCCCCTCGATCCCCACATCCTGCTCTCCAACCGCGcgccctcctccctccctccctgccAGCCGGTGCACATGGACGGCGCGGCGGCCGCGGCGCTCGGCGCGTGGGAGGCCGTGCGGGGCTTCTTCACGCCGGCCACGCTCTTCCTCACCGTCAACCTCGTCATCGGCACCATCCTGCTCACCTCCCGCTcccaccagcgccgccgccagGGCGGCCACGACGCCGACGACGCGCGCCGCCACGACCACcaccagcaagaacaacaacggtTCCAACACGTGgagccgcagcagcagcagcatcaggAGGATCTGTACTACCGCgaccagcagcaacagcagcagcagtacgtGCCCCCGCCGCCGGCGCCGCTCGCGCGCACCTCGTCGGTGCTCGACCGCCTCCGCTCCATCGGCCTATACCGCTTCCGCTCGGGCGACTTCCCGCCCGAGTACGGTGCTGGGGCCGACTCGCGGGACGTGACGGTCTCTCCTGAACCGGCGCCGACGGTCGGAGATGCTCACCACGCCAGGAGCCGGTCGGAGCCCCCGGCGCGGGAGGAGGCGAGGCGGGCGCCGCCGTCCAGGATGAAGAGGTCGAGCTCCGAGGCGAGGAGGGCCGAGGTGACCCCGGCGCCGGCGGCTCGGGTGGTCCAGGCAGCCGtgctggaggaggacgacgacgacctcGTGGAGCACGCGAGGGCGGACAACGAGTTCATCGACAGCAACAGCTTCGCGACACCGCCGCCGCAgcaggcagaggaggaggagcagcactACCGCGAGGAGTACGTGCCTCCATACAGGCCGGCGCCGCTCGCGCGCGCGCCGTCCGTCCTGGAGCGCCTCCGCTCCTTCAGCCTCTACCGCTTCCGCTCCGGCGACCTGGCCCCCGAGCTGGCCGCCTCGCAAGACCACGCCGTGTCCGCCGTCGCGGCGGCAGACGAGAAGAAGACGCAGACGACGCAGTACGGCAGGAGCCGGTCGGAGCCGGCGCGGGAGCAGAGCAAGAAGGGCAAGAAGCCGGCGGCGAAGATGGGCAAGTCGAGCACGGAGGCGAggatgctgccgccgccgccgccgccgccgatggaGGAGGCCGTGGAGGAGGGCGGCGTGGACGCGCGGGCGGACGACTTCATCAACAGCTTCCGGAAGCAGCTGCAGCTGCAGCGGCTCAACTCGCTGCTCAACTACAAGGAGATGCTCAACCGCGGCGCCTAG